In a single window of the Papaver somniferum cultivar HN1 chromosome 8, ASM357369v1, whole genome shotgun sequence genome:
- the LOC113306041 gene encoding golgin subfamily A member 6-like protein 22 — protein MGTSMVIPNSVFSSWEEELNSAEAVVAAKDKEMLELKNRLKGKEQLGASEEKLRLELALVRSKLEKAHSESSSSKAGDVKELSWLRSERTRQASRIRELVEKIKDEADKWNGRADEHNELAAQYRERREQMVDMQNSWNANRRQFNGALLWTRENLREEREDISRLETKVANLEEELRQDRSSLYPDIRGYIQRLVRERDDAREEACAFSNALSTSRADVVRLIKSEKDLEDEYYFLDEARDAVVNEYEIDSSSVEELGGHLSLANEKLKEAQSSLVHQQDQTKYYEGLARSRDDAAKEAAKEVSRLKSSFSQYELKAGVIAYKAHCQLSEEVNNTLTKIEQSLLKDHGIVKKYPRRPMPEPVTYTSDRSSGGSVPSSQKKNPADHVESSKGK, from the exons atgggtaccagtatGGTTATCCCTAACAGCGTGTTCTCGAG CTG GGAGGAGGAACTGAATTCTGCTGAGGCGGTCGTTGCTGCTAAGGATAAGGAGATGTTGGAGTTGAAGAATCGACTGAAGGGGAAAGAGCAGCTTGGTGCTTCCGAAGAGAAACTTCGTCTTGAACTCGCTCTTGTTCGCAGTAAGTTGGAGAAGGCTCATAGCGAATCTTCGTCTTCTAAAG CGGGTGATGTCAAAGAATTATCATGGCTTCGAAGTGAGAGGACTCGCCAAGCTTCTCGGATCAGAGAGTTGGTGGAGAAAATTAAGGATGAGGCTGATAAATGGAACGGCCGGGCCGATGAACATAATGAACTGGCGGCACAGTATCGAGAAAGACGGGagcaaatggttgatatgcagaacagTTGGAATGCCAATCGTCGTCAGTTCAATGGTGCTTTATTGTGGACTCGTGAGAACCTACGGGAGGAGCGTGAGGATATTTCTCGTCTAGAAACCAAAGTAGCAAACTTGGAAGAAGAGCTTCGCCAGGATCGTTCATCCCTCTATCCTGATATTAGGGGTTACATCCAACGGCTTGTTCGGGAAAGGGACGATGCTAGGGAAGAGGCTTGTGCCTTTAGTAACGCTTTAAGTACTTCTCGGGCCGATGTTGTTCGTTTAATCAAATCTGAGAAAGATCTTGAA GACGAGTATTATTTTCTCGATGAAGCCCGGGACGCTGTAGTTAATGAATATGAGATAGATTCGTCCAGTGTCGAAG agctcgggGGACATCTTAGCCTTGCAAATGAAAAGCTTAaagaggctcaatcttccttagtgcaCCAGCAGGATCAGACTAAGTACTACGAAGGGTTGGCTAGATCTCGAGACGACGCAGCGAAGGAGGCAGCCAAGGAAGTATCCCGATTGAAGTCTTCATTTTCGCAGTATGAACTCAAGGCCGGCGTTATCGCATATAAGGCTCATTGCCAGCTTTCCGAAGAGGTTAACAATACCTTGACCAAGATCGAGCAGAGCCTTCTGAAGGATCATGGCATTGTTAAGAAGTACCCTCGTCGTCC
- the LOC113303054 gene encoding uncharacterized protein LOC113303054, translating into MAVAMKAGGGGRTLLSMELPHAVIPRSQSQIRIKPSGTTFIFNPSFSVKPNHRQLVFVTRAADSAQPSSSASVSISNNSNKTVVPDPEFTLAKVSFGVIGLGLGVSLLSYGFEAYFNILPGSEWSAIMLTYGFPLAIIGMALKYAELKPVPCITYSDAEALREKCATEILKQVRNDVIRFRYGDEQHLDEALKRIFQYGQGGGIARRSAPILQKIREEVTEDGKYSLVLVFQAKSLEISDFEKRQAKFASFFGPGIRAEIRKDENDLYEVYLISETASS; encoded by the exons ATGGCAGTGGCTATGAAAGCAGGAGGAGGTGGAAGGACTTTGCTGTCTATGGAATTGCCTCATGCTGTTATTCCTCGCTCTCAATCTCAAATACGTATTAAACCCTCCGGTACTACCTTCATTTTCAATCCTTCCTTTTCTGTAAAGCCTAATCACCGTCAGTTGGTATTTGTCACAAGAGCTGCTGATTCCGCACAACCTTCTTCATCAGCTTCTGTTAGCATCTCTAACAACAGCAACAAAACCGTTGTTCCTGACCCTGAATTCACCCTTGCCAAG GTTTCCTTTGGTGTTATTGGACTTGGCCTTGGAGTTTCACTTCTGTC ATATGGGTTTGAGGCCTATTTCAATATTCTTCCTGGTTCTGAATGGTCAGCGATCATGCTAACTTATGGATTTCCACTTGCAATTATTGGTATGGCTCTAAAG TATGCAGAGCTTAAACCAGTTCCGTGCATAACATATTCAGATGCAGAAGCATTGAGGGAGAAATGTGCTACTGAAATTCTCAAACAG GTGAGAAATGATGTTATTAGATTTCGATATGGTGATGAGCAGCATCTGGATGAAGCCTTGAAACGTATTTTCCAATACGGACAG GGTGGAGGAATTGCTCGAAGAAGCGCACCAATTCTGCAAAAGATACGTGAAGAG GTTACAGAAGACGGAAAATACAGTTTGGTATTGGTTTTCCAGGCAAAATCTCTTGAGATATCAGATTTTGAGAAACGGCAG GCAAAGTTTGCTTCATTCTTTGGGCCAGGAATCAGAGCAGAAATTA GGAAAGACGAGAATGACCTTTATGAAGTCTATCTTATTTCCGAAACAGCTTCTTcttaa
- the LOC113306853 gene encoding uncharacterized protein LOC113306853: MHEDDISPETKKSKKSRVSKGDDGKTGETNADELNDSVINPAEFDTPLPQGVELITIAGIALPSEDAGHALQFLEFCNAFEQVLDLKKGQTESILQELLTNGCSSKSPGQCSLVIQMHIQLLSLIQKDTGEESTRPSSVDNSWLQALDKCVAESSYALKEFPLTNCFQKDVDVYNRLELSQKLRLLNFLCDETLGTTTMRRWIDGEKDRCSERVRKAKEKVDVAKQKEDKLILKMREEVANSVIASESGDSVSISEHEERISKIQAEAANAHAEKLEAKHMVPKKNQRSHAYRTEPILSEGNGHTFWSLKGHSSGSSIMLQDVGSWDSDTPGDKWFSYDCEQQTAVEDYISSIRKRRLRLKHEDANRDK, translated from the exons ATGCATGAGGACGATATTAGCCCTGAAACAAAGAAGTCTAAGAAATCCCGAGTATCGAAGGGTGATGACGGGAAGACGGGTGAAACAAATGCTGATGAATTGAATGATTCAGTAATCAACCCTGCAGAAtttgatactccattacctcaaGGTGTTGAGCTAATAACTATAGCTGGCATTGCCCTACCCTCTGAAGATGCTGGACATGCTCTTCAATTCCTAGAATTCTGCAATGCTTTTGAACAG GTTCTAGATTTGAAGAAAGGACAGACTGAATCTATTCTTCAAGAACTACTAACAAATGGGTGTAGTAGTAAGAGCCCCGGACAGTGCTCTTTGGTCATTCAGATGCATATCCAATTGCTGTCTTTGATACAAAAGGACACGGGAGAAGA ATCTACGCGTCCTTCAAGTGTAGATAATTCGTGGCTGCAAGCTTTGGACAAATGTGTTGCTGAGTCCAGCTATGCTTTGAAGGAATTTCCTTTGACAAATTGctttcaaaaggatgtggatgtATATAACAGGCTAGAACTCTCGCAAAAGTTGAGACTTTTGAACTTCTTATGTGATGAGACCCTCGGAACCAC AACCATGCGAAGATGGATTGACGGTGAAAAGGATAGATGTTCTGAAAGAGTGAGGAAGGCCAAAGAAAAGGTTGATGTTGCAAAACAAAAG GAAGACAAACTGATTCTGAAGATGCGTGAGGAGGTTGCAAACTCTGTTATTGCCTCTGAAAGTGGTGATTCTGTATCTATTTCTGAGCATGAGGAACGTATTTCAAAGATTCAAGCTGAAGCAGCAAATGCTCATGCGGAGAAACTAGAAGCAAAGCACATGGTGCCTAAGA AAAACCAAAGATCACATGCGTATAGAACGGAACCTATTCTTTCGGAAGGAAATGGCCATACATTTTGGAGTCTCAAAGGCCATTCATCTGGATCGTCAATCATGCTTCAAG ATGTTGGAAGCTGGGATTCTGATACACCTGGAGATAAGTGGTTCTCGTATGATTGTGAGCAGCAAACAGCAGTTGAGGATTACATCTCTTCCATAAG AAAGAGAAGACTTAGGCTGAAACATGAAGATGCCAACAGGGATAAGTAA